Proteins co-encoded in one Enterobacter sp. R4-368 genomic window:
- a CDS encoding STY0301 family protein, producing MKLWNKRTLFTLAVLSLARIAQAESIQCPQFPSLTMKQHALTDASLFVGPPKEQVELMPDTDKDTAWTLADYQDEARQHKTSLYVVCRYKNTLQTVELVVPATAQKCSASYDQHNNLIAHCQ from the coding sequence ATGAAGCTGTGGAATAAACGTACTCTTTTCACTTTAGCCGTGTTGTCGTTAGCCAGAATTGCGCAGGCAGAAAGCATTCAGTGCCCGCAATTCCCCTCCCTGACGATGAAACAACATGCCCTGACGGATGCCAGCTTGTTTGTCGGGCCGCCAAAAGAACAGGTCGAACTCATGCCGGATACGGATAAAGACACTGCCTGGACCCTGGCAGATTATCAGGACGAAGCAAGGCAGCATAAGACATCGCTCTACGTTGTTTGCCGGTATAAAAATACGCTGCAAACTGTCGAATTGGTGGTTCCGGCAACGGCGCAGAAATGCTCGGCCTCATATGACCAGCACAATAATCTGATCGCCCATTGCCAATAA
- a CDS encoding FIST N-terminal domain-containing protein, producing the protein MSFQPRYASSESPDPVEAVAQFAAQIGHDDVETILFFCSPDYDLEVLGRELKNTFSCPCIGCTSSGHIGTEGFQHSGLLGLGLSDGFHARAFIIHPLLEYTSVITDIAETIRRDSEERPNLHRFGLLLVDGLSMAEERLVANLYQQIGNVPLIGGSAGDDLRFEKSFIYDGDGHFISDAAVFAVIETSSPVATFKIQHFVPSDVELVITEADAEKRLIMEINGEPAAQIYAESLGLTVDELTPTVFSRNPLVLSFGDEPYVRSIQKMNDDLSLTCYCAIEEGLIVSIGKAEDPIQTFSQAFEKVHETIPNPAVIIGCDCILRRLQFEKEGLEQQIGEIMVQNRVVGFSTYGEQYNGLHVNQTFTGVAIGG; encoded by the coding sequence GTGAGTTTCCAGCCCAGATATGCCAGCAGTGAATCTCCTGATCCGGTCGAAGCCGTTGCCCAGTTTGCCGCCCAAATCGGTCATGATGATGTTGAAACCATCCTTTTCTTTTGCTCTCCGGATTACGATCTGGAGGTGTTAGGCCGCGAATTAAAAAACACCTTCTCCTGCCCCTGCATCGGTTGTACCTCTTCCGGTCATATTGGCACTGAAGGCTTTCAGCATTCTGGGCTGCTGGGTCTCGGGCTGAGCGATGGTTTTCACGCCCGCGCGTTTATCATTCATCCTCTGCTTGAATACACCTCGGTCATTACGGATATCGCAGAAACCATTCGCCGCGACAGCGAAGAGAGACCAAACCTGCATCGTTTTGGTCTGCTGCTGGTGGATGGTCTGTCGATGGCCGAAGAGCGGCTGGTGGCAAACCTTTATCAACAGATTGGTAATGTACCCCTCATTGGCGGCTCTGCCGGTGACGATCTGCGTTTCGAAAAAAGCTTTATTTATGATGGCGATGGTCATTTTATCTCTGACGCTGCCGTTTTCGCGGTTATCGAAACCAGTTCACCGGTCGCCACGTTTAAGATCCAGCATTTTGTACCCAGCGATGTTGAGCTGGTTATCACCGAGGCGGACGCGGAAAAACGGCTCATTATGGAGATCAACGGTGAACCTGCCGCGCAGATCTATGCCGAATCCCTTGGTCTTACCGTCGATGAATTGACACCAACTGTCTTTTCCCGCAACCCGCTGGTGCTCTCTTTCGGCGATGAGCCTTACGTCCGTTCCATTCAGAAAATGAACGACGATCTCTCGCTTACCTGTTATTGCGCTATCGAAGAGGGGCTGATCGTCTCGATCGGCAAAGCGGAAGATCCGATCCAGACGTTTAGCCAGGCGTTTGAAAAAGTGCACGAGACGATCCCCAATCCTGCCGTCATCATCGGCTGCGATTGTATCCTGCGCCGTCTCCAGTTCGAAAAAGAGGGGCTGGAACAGCAGATCGGTGAAATCATGGTGCAGAACCGGGTGGTAGGGTTTTCAACCTACGGTGAGCAGTACAACGGGTTGCATGTCAACCAGACATTTACCGGTGTCGCCATTGGAGGGTAA
- a CDS encoding ATP-binding protein: MSLFSEASTPPLSPADYERKLAARDKTIDVLKRRIAQEARHSHATPFAILEQNVGLEKVVARKTMELENERHELEKALAELRLAQTQLLQAQKMESIGQLAAGIAHEINTPTQYVADNVGFIKGATDSLLKLLNAALALADVAREKMADDPVMAEFDTTLKRTKIDFLRRQIPGALDESLEGLEHIARIVAAMKEFSHPSKNVKERIDVRDVINTTVTVARNEWKYVAELETNIADNLPQLPCLRDMVGQAILNLVVNAAHAIADTLQEGVKEKGRIVISALQNGDYLEIRVQDDGSGIPAAIRDRIFDPFFTTKAVGKGTGQGLAIVYSTVVDKHNGKIRCESEEGVGSTFILQFPLHCRDEDEPACK, from the coding sequence ATGTCGCTCTTTTCCGAAGCCTCTACCCCGCCTCTTTCCCCTGCTGACTACGAGCGCAAACTCGCAGCCAGGGATAAAACCATTGATGTGCTGAAACGCCGCATCGCCCAGGAAGCCCGGCACAGTCACGCCACACCATTTGCCATTCTCGAACAAAATGTCGGGCTTGAGAAAGTGGTCGCGCGTAAGACAATGGAACTCGAAAACGAACGGCATGAGCTGGAAAAGGCGCTGGCCGAGCTGCGTCTGGCGCAGACCCAGCTACTTCAGGCGCAAAAAATGGAGTCTATCGGTCAGCTCGCCGCCGGTATCGCCCACGAAATCAACACCCCGACGCAGTATGTTGCCGATAATGTCGGCTTCATCAAAGGTGCTACGGACTCGCTGCTAAAACTGCTGAATGCCGCCCTCGCGCTCGCGGACGTTGCGCGCGAAAAAATGGCCGATGATCCGGTAATGGCAGAGTTCGATACGACGCTCAAACGCACAAAAATTGATTTTCTGCGTCGACAAATTCCAGGCGCGCTGGACGAGTCTCTGGAGGGGCTTGAGCATATTGCGCGGATTGTCGCCGCGATGAAGGAGTTTTCCCACCCTTCGAAGAATGTGAAAGAGCGGATAGATGTGCGCGATGTGATTAATACCACGGTCACGGTGGCCCGCAACGAATGGAAATATGTGGCGGAGCTCGAAACTAACATCGCCGACAACTTACCGCAGCTCCCCTGCCTGCGTGACATGGTCGGCCAGGCCATTCTCAACTTGGTGGTCAATGCCGCCCACGCCATTGCGGATACCCTGCAGGAAGGAGTGAAAGAGAAAGGCCGCATCGTTATTTCAGCATTACAGAACGGCGACTATTTAGAAATCCGCGTCCAGGATGATGGCAGTGGCATACCCGCAGCGATCCGCGACCGCATTTTCGATCCGTTCTTCACCACTAAAGCGGTGGGTAAAGGGACTGGACAAGGCTTAGCGATTGTCTACTCCACCGTGGTGGACAAACATAATGGGAAGATTCGCTGCGAGTCAGAAGAAGGCGTGGGTTCCACGTTTATCCTGCAATTTCCGCTCCATTGCCGCGACGAGGATGAGCCTGCATGCAAGTGA